In a genomic window of Streptococcus oralis:
- the rpmB gene encoding 50S ribosomal protein L28 codes for MAKVCYFTGRKTVSGNNRSHAMNQTKRAVKPNLQKVTVLIDGKPKKVWASARALKSGKVERV; via the coding sequence ATGGCTAAAGTATGTTACTTTACAGGTCGTAAGACTGTATCAGGAAACAACCGTTCACACGCGATGAACCAAACTAAACGTGCCGTAAAACCAAACCTTCAAAAAGTTACTGTTCTTATCGATGGTAAACCTAAAAAAGTTTGGGCTTCAGCTCGTGCTTTGAAATCAGGTAAAGTTGAACGCGTTTAA
- a CDS encoding YSIRK-type signal peptide-containing protein (The YSIRK form of extended signal peptide directs nascent proteins to the cross-wall site, while signal peptides lacking YSIRK direct proteins instead to the cell pole. A large fraction of YSIRK proteins are surface proteins anchored by sortase-mediated processing of a C-terminal LPXTG motif.) encodes MMKKKFFNQSFSRFSIRKLSVGTCSVLLGTFMVMATSPVQADEAQVNNKEQQTQAEIQQKEKSAENRQEVISEPQKVVTQNEAVKDQKDKTEPYKTEVSAPVAQSQPVSQVDNTKEASQPSLDEEKKQSLESTQTEQKSKEESGSSGKTSSRRKRSLDEVNAEFKTHSPIKEIHAVDSVRESLTFSITGHEADYSGGYIKIHFQNGKAIKLTPSPVGGVKFSQEKTNGDLDLKIEPTNLRGGANYNFVYTFQMDPLTQNWGGAVQAIGPDHKVTATAKLYDKNGNVLKELGSIEHTWKVLENGVGGLTPMSNNQVIGYDRNNDGIVDEDSSRVSFYLFNGAKDPKNNTARNDYFNYGNGVFDGRMINGMGISDVGGHIIDPVTSYTYNIELKEGYELTDEAKALGWTADATGYHLTINRANNPLQDINNNKNKLIPISFKLKNAKVADINRKAQNLTVTGIYTKADGTSYQNTVVLPYTLLVQKTDQSESSLFEFRHYNQSDSEIIRSYGETEYRSNVRLSSVAEVEKDYPINDYTFTHKIQDSRESYREVNVIEERQWNEFFSSPDASVEVYNKATGELLGTFNSNTRSLRLTEEQDVKELEYKFKNIKMRKSSTNDTSAFFFQTKTRFNNWESLYKDSTISKLDSRTDSTFNNTRNTVSFSQTASAELTRVIQQISMVGRRRTDVFNRHTDASGFKEDFITRTAGKDTPTQNFANLTGVYHLAYLADPQLNFSGNLNFKVYYNYKDTGKTLYYAQVKGTPDSPMPPTLLKLENKTIPNGTYTYKAIAFWDEELPDVQAQNGYDLGELDGITVTSKNSVSYDFDVIVQASEASGVYSEVKRATNQHFAYNTQEHYPGDEIDFRVTYKNASKQPVSDVYVLSSLPMKGDKQLESRNRGSGFTVSLTKALTPPSGWEVQYSRTAGTATEINASQWLTADQVSDWSEIRAVRWHSTAPVAAGSSVQFPIDGAVIGQDTASGATAYLSSALANGSSKYTESNNVSIQMSTKLSSASFTFVDVNDPSKEVQLGQVDTVVGKPNGPISYDPVRRIKELEDAGYELISNDFTDHTFGDSASPKQFKFQFRHKITELTETVRGTREVDFEYLKKTNHSDLSLLPPKHVETHSFTRTKRIDQVLAKRQPNDATAGVTYSAWSADQTWSQVISPEIPGYYPREDIDANTMSGEGALDEYLLTADDPRDEELEKEFTWYRVVYYIRIPVVPSASAAKSKGLQGQKQAATIHFDADRASESEVHFTKGTTTINGAKKSVELVQSSVFLYDENGQKVTSLTIADQGTYDLDLVNKTIVFTPLKAFYGPATPVQVGVVDKNGESAVTTYTPVVEKVTPTGTGDKTEGLQGQVQEGKVTFTPGHDSVPFPADSTPLFDNGTTVKEVPNVGKFEVDADGKVTFTPDKQFKGETPELELTRVDASGTPVTVKYQAVVKEVVPTSTNATSTGPQGVPQTGAPTFQGGDPLVPIDDTKPMTFEDGQSTKTVLGVGVYTINLDGSITFTPDKKYFGTPDPVTVKRVDKNSTSVTATYTPTVTKVTPTGTGATSMGPQGVPQTGTPTFKGGDPLVPIDETVEPTFEDGSKEKSIPGQGTYTITPDGTVTFTPDKQFVGNPDPVTVKRVDKNGTPVTATYSPEFTKVTPTGSGDKTEGLQGQVQEGKVTFTPGHASVPFPADSTPLFDNGTTVKEVPNVGKFEVDADGKVTFTPDKQFKGETPELELTRVDANGTPVTVKYQAVVKEVVPTSTNATSTGPQGVPQTGTPTFQGGDPLVPIDETVEPTFADGSKEKSIPGQGTYTIAPDGTVTFTPDKQFVGKPDPVTVKRVDKNGTPVTATYTPTVTKVTPIGTNANSTGPQGLPQTGTPSFQGGDSLIPIDETVEPIFADGSKEKSISGQGTYTISPDGTVTFTPDKQFVGNPTPVTVKRVDKNGTPVTATYSPEFTKVTPTGSGDKTEGLQGQVQEGKVTFTPGHDSVPFPADSTPLFDNGTTVKEVLNVGKFEVDADGKVTFTPDKQFKGETPELELTRVDVNGTPVTVKYQAVVKEVVPTSTNATSTGPQGVPQTGTPTFQGGDPLVPIDEAVEPTFEDGSKEKSIPGQGTYTIAPDGTVTFTPDKQFVGNPTPVTVKRVDKNGTPVTATYSPEFTKVTPTGTGDKTEGLQGQVQEGKVTFTPGHDSVPFPTDSTPLFDNGTTVKEVPNVGKFEVDADGKVTFTPDKQFKGETPELELTRVDANGTPVTVKYQAVVKEVVPTSTNATSTGPQGVPQTGTPSFQGGDPLVPIDETVEPTFEDGSKEKSIPGQGTYTIASNGTVTFTPDKQFVGNPDPVTVKRVDKNGTPVTATYSPEFTKVTPTGKDTSSVNIKGLVQTGTPTFEGGNPLVPIDETVAATFEDGTTEKVIPGEGTYLISPDGIVTFTPEANFVGKGTGVTIVRKDKNGTPVTASYRPTVVDPSTGHDTTSTGAKGQPQVATPTFERHIDSTVPPTFEDGSTTMVVPGEGSYTIDKDGQITFTPEPDFVGTAKGLVVKRLDMYGNVVTARYTPTVLGQTQVSDATSEGLKGQTQTGKPNFTGDVDLTVPPTFEDGTTEKVVPGEGTYVISPDGTVTFTPEADFVGQAKGVKVIRKDRNGNIISGFYTPTVVELPEQVKPSDKKELSVPDSKPDQLTQNISVEKNQLPNTGSQEDGLKNLGILTALAGAMTLGLLGKKKRNDESD; translated from the coding sequence ATGATGAAGAAAAAATTTTTTAATCAATCTTTTTCCCGCTTTTCGATTAGAAAGTTAAGTGTTGGGACCTGTTCGGTATTGCTAGGAACCTTTATGGTGATGGCTACTTCACCAGTGCAAGCAGATGAAGCTCAAGTCAACAATAAGGAACAACAAACTCAGGCGGAAATTCAACAGAAGGAAAAAAGTGCTGAGAATAGGCAGGAAGTCATTTCTGAACCTCAAAAAGTGGTAACACAGAACGAAGCAGTTAAGGACCAGAAGGATAAAACTGAACCGTACAAAACAGAAGTATCTGCACCAGTTGCTCAGAGCCAACCAGTTTCACAAGTTGACAATACGAAGGAAGCGAGTCAGCCTTCTTTAGATGAGGAGAAAAAGCAATCTCTAGAATCAACTCAAACTGAGCAGAAAAGCAAGGAAGAAAGCGGTTCTAGTGGAAAAACTTCTTCAAGACGCAAGAGATCGCTAGATGAAGTCAATGCAGAATTTAAAACTCATTCGCCAATCAAAGAGATCCATGCGGTAGATAGTGTTCGTGAGTCCTTGACTTTTAGTATTACTGGGCACGAAGCAGACTATTCTGGTGGGTATATTAAAATTCATTTCCAAAATGGTAAGGCGATTAAATTGACCCCTTCTCCAGTTGGTGGTGTAAAGTTCAGCCAAGAAAAAACGAATGGAGACCTTGATTTAAAGATAGAACCTACAAATCTGAGAGGTGGAGCAAACTATAACTTCGTCTATACTTTTCAGATGGATCCTTTGACGCAGAACTGGGGAGGTGCTGTCCAAGCCATTGGGCCGGACCATAAAGTGACAGCGACTGCTAAGCTCTATGACAAAAATGGCAATGTCCTCAAAGAACTTGGAAGTATTGAACACACGTGGAAAGTCTTAGAAAACGGTGTAGGGGGTCTGACACCAATGTCTAATAATCAGGTCATTGGCTACGATCGAAACAATGATGGTATCGTTGACGAAGATTCGTCTCGTGTGTCCTTCTATCTATTTAATGGTGCGAAAGATCCTAAGAATAATACGGCAAGAAATGATTACTTCAACTATGGAAATGGTGTCTTTGATGGTCGTATGATCAATGGTATGGGGATTAGTGATGTCGGTGGCCATATTATTGATCCTGTCACATCCTATACATATAATATAGAGTTAAAAGAAGGCTATGAGTTGACAGATGAAGCCAAAGCTCTAGGATGGACTGCCGATGCGACGGGTTACCATCTGACTATTAATAGAGCAAATAATCCGCTTCAAGATATTAATAACAATAAAAACAAGCTCATTCCAATTTCTTTCAAGTTAAAGAATGCCAAAGTAGCGGATATTAATAGAAAAGCGCAAAACCTAACTGTGACGGGTATCTATACAAAAGCAGATGGGACTAGCTATCAAAATACGGTCGTTCTGCCTTATACTCTCCTTGTTCAAAAAACAGACCAGTCAGAGTCTTCTCTCTTTGAGTTTAGACACTATAATCAGTCTGACTCGGAGATAATTCGTTCTTATGGTGAAACAGAATACCGTTCTAATGTTCGACTTTCATCAGTCGCTGAGGTTGAAAAAGATTATCCTATCAATGACTACACTTTCACTCATAAAATACAGGATTCACGAGAGTCTTATCGAGAAGTAAACGTGATTGAGGAGCGTCAATGGAATGAATTTTTCTCTTCACCGGACGCATCCGTAGAAGTATACAATAAAGCTACAGGTGAGTTATTAGGTACTTTTAATAGTAACACCCGTAGTCTACGATTGACGGAAGAGCAAGATGTGAAGGAACTGGAGTACAAGTTTAAAAATATCAAGATGAGGAAGTCCTCAACAAATGATACTTCGGCATTTTTTTTCCAGACAAAAACACGTTTTAATAATTGGGAAAGTCTCTATAAAGATTCGACGATTAGTAAGTTGGATTCTAGAACGGATTCCACTTTTAACAATACTCGTAACACTGTTTCCTTCTCTCAAACTGCCTCAGCCGAATTGACGCGTGTTATCCAGCAAATTTCAATGGTTGGACGCCGTCGGACAGATGTCTTTAATCGACACACAGATGCTTCTGGTTTTAAAGAAGATTTTATCACAAGGACTGCGGGTAAAGACACCCCTACTCAGAACTTCGCAAACTTGACGGGAGTTTACCATTTAGCCTATTTGGCTGACCCTCAATTAAACTTTAGTGGAAACCTTAATTTTAAGGTCTATTATAATTACAAAGATACTGGGAAAACTCTCTACTATGCCCAAGTGAAGGGGACTCCAGACTCCCCTATGCCTCCAACGCTTTTGAAGTTGGAAAACAAAACGATTCCAAATGGGACCTATACCTATAAAGCGATTGCTTTCTGGGATGAGGAACTTCCTGACGTTCAAGCTCAGAATGGTTACGACTTGGGGGAGCTTGACGGCATTACAGTTACCTCGAAAAATTCAGTTTCTTATGACTTCGATGTGATCGTACAGGCTTCTGAAGCGAGTGGTGTCTACTCTGAAGTGAAGAGAGCTACAAATCAACACTTTGCCTACAATACCCAAGAGCACTATCCTGGTGATGAGATTGATTTCAGAGTGACCTATAAAAACGCATCTAAACAGCCGGTTTCAGACGTTTATGTTTTGTCATCCTTGCCGATGAAAGGTGATAAACAGCTAGAATCCAGAAATCGTGGTTCTGGATTTACAGTGAGTTTGACAAAAGCTTTAACACCACCTTCAGGCTGGGAAGTTCAATATAGTCGTACTGCGGGCACTGCTACAGAAATTAATGCTTCACAATGGCTCACAGCAGATCAAGTGTCGGATTGGTCAGAGATTCGTGCAGTTCGTTGGCATTCGACTGCTCCGGTTGCTGCTGGAAGTAGTGTTCAGTTTCCTATCGATGGAGCAGTTATCGGGCAAGATACTGCCTCAGGTGCTACAGCTTATCTTTCTTCGGCTCTGGCAAATGGTAGTTCCAAGTACACTGAGTCCAATAATGTTTCAATCCAAATGTCCACCAAACTGTCATCTGCAAGTTTCACCTTTGTGGATGTAAATGATCCGTCTAAGGAAGTGCAACTAGGACAGGTAGACACAGTTGTAGGCAAACCTAATGGACCAATTTCTTATGATCCTGTTCGTCGAATTAAGGAATTAGAAGATGCAGGATATGAACTGATTAGTAACGATTTTACAGATCATACCTTTGGTGACTCGGCTAGTCCAAAACAATTCAAGTTTCAGTTTAGACACAAGATTACAGAACTAACCGAAACTGTTCGTGGAACTCGCGAGGTTGATTTTGAATATCTCAAAAAAACAAACCATTCTGATTTATCACTCCTCCCTCCAAAACATGTTGAGACTCATTCGTTTACTCGAACTAAGAGAATTGATCAGGTTTTGGCGAAACGGCAACCAAATGATGCGACAGCAGGTGTGACATACTCAGCCTGGTCTGCAGACCAAACTTGGTCTCAAGTGATTTCTCCTGAAATTCCTGGCTATTATCCAAGAGAGGATATTGACGCAAACACAATGTCGGGAGAAGGAGCTCTCGATGAATATTTATTGACCGCGGATGATCCTAGAGATGAAGAGTTGGAAAAAGAATTTACCTGGTATCGGGTGGTGTATTATATTCGGATTCCAGTTGTCCCTTCAGCAAGTGCAGCGAAATCGAAAGGCCTTCAAGGGCAGAAGCAGGCAGCAACGATTCACTTTGATGCAGATAGAGCAAGCGAGAGTGAGGTTCACTTTACAAAAGGGACAACAACCATTAATGGAGCAAAGAAATCCGTTGAACTAGTCCAAAGTAGTGTCTTTCTTTATGATGAGAATGGACAAAAGGTAACTTCGCTAACCATTGCCGACCAAGGGACATACGATTTAGATCTTGTAAATAAAACAATTGTTTTTACTCCTCTGAAAGCCTTCTATGGTCCAGCAACTCCAGTTCAAGTTGGAGTGGTGGATAAAAATGGAGAGTCGGCTGTAACGACCTATACCCCAGTTGTTGAGAAAGTAACGCCAACTGGTACAGGTGATAAGACAGAAGGTCTGCAAGGTCAGGTCCAAGAAGGTAAAGTGACCTTCACTCCAGGCCATGACTCAGTTCCATTCCCAGCTGATTCAACTCCACTATTTGACAATGGTACAACTGTGAAAGAAGTGCCAAATGTTGGTAAGTTCGAAGTGGACGCAGACGGTAAGGTGACCTTCACTCCTGATAAACAGTTCAAGGGTGAAACACCGGAGCTCGAATTGACTCGTGTGGATGCTAGCGGAACTCCAGTTACCGTTAAGTACCAAGCGGTGGTGAAAGAAGTAGTTCCAACCAGCACTAACGCAACCAGCACAGGTCCTCAAGGTGTCCCACAAACAGGAGCCCCAACTTTCCAAGGTGGCGACCCACTGGTTCCAATCGATGATACGAAACCAATGACTTTCGAAGATGGTCAGTCAACGAAGACAGTTCTAGGTGTGGGTGTGTATACCATTAACCTAGATGGATCTATTACCTTTACGCCGGATAAGAAATACTTCGGAACTCCAGATCCAGTAACAGTTAAACGAGTTGATAAGAACAGTACCTCAGTCACTGCGACTTATACCCCAACAGTGACCAAGGTAACACCAACAGGAACTGGCGCAACTAGCATGGGTCCTCAAGGTGTCCCACAAACCGGCACACCAACGTTTAAAGGTGGTGACCCATTAGTTCCAATCGATGAAACAGTCGAGCCAACCTTCGAAGATGGAAGCAAAGAGAAGTCTATTCCAGGTCAAGGAACCTACACGATTACACCAGACGGTACAGTGACCTTCACACCAGACAAACAGTTTGTTGGAAACCCAGATCCAGTCACAGTGAAACGTGTGGATAAGAATGGCACTCCAGTCACTGCGACTTACAGTCCAGAGTTTACGAAAGTAACACCAACTGGTTCAGGTGATAAGACAGAAGGACTTCAAGGTCAGGTCCAAGAAGGCAAAGTGACCTTCACTCCAGGCCATGCCTCAGTTCCATTCCCAGCTGATTCGACTCCACTATTTGACAATGGTACAACTGTGAAAGAAGTACCAAATGTTGGTAAGTTCGAAGTGGACGCAGACGGTAAGGTGACCTTCACTCCTGATAAACAGTTCAAGGGCGAAACACCAGAGCTTGAATTGACTCGTGTGGATGCCAATGGAACTCCTGTTACAGTCAAGTACCAAGCAGTGGTGAAAGAAGTAGTTCCAACTAGCACTAACGCAACCAGCACAGGTCCTCAGGGTGTTCCTCAAACAGGCACCCCAACCTTCCAAGGTGGCGACCCACTGGTTCCAATCGATGAAACAGTTGAGCCAACCTTCGCAGATGGAAGCAAAGAGAAATCTATTCCCGGTCAAGGAACTTACACGATTGCGCCAGACGGAACAGTAACCTTCACTCCAGACAAGCAGTTTGTAGGCAAACCAGATCCAGTCACAGTCAAACGCGTAGATAAGAATGGCACCCCGGTAACTGCGACATATACCCCAACAGTGACCAAGGTAACCCCAATAGGAACTAACGCAAACAGCACAGGTCCTCAAGGACTTCCACAAACTGGTACTCCAAGCTTCCAAGGCGGTGATTCACTGATTCCAATCGATGAAACAGTTGAGCCAATCTTCGCAGATGGTAGCAAAGAGAAATCTATTTCAGGTCAAGGAACTTACACGATTTCACCAGATGGAACTGTAACTTTCACGCCAGACAAGCAGTTTGTTGGAAACCCAACTCCGGTCACAGTCAAACGTGTAGATAAGAATGGCACCCCAGTTACTGCGACTTACAGTCCAGAGTTTACTAAGGTAACTCCGACTGGTTCAGGTGATAAGACAGAGGGTCTGCAAGGTCAAGTACAAGAAGGTAAAGTGACCTTCACTCCAGGCCATGACTCAGTTCCATTCCCAGCTGATTCAACTCCACTATTTGACAATGGTACAACCGTGAAAGAAGTGCTAAATGTTGGTAAGTTCGAAGTGGACGCAGACGGTAAGGTGACCTTCACTCCTGATAAACAGTTCAAGGGTGAAACACCAGAACTTGAATTGACTCGTGTGGATGTCAACGGAACTCCTGTTACTGTCAAGTACCAAGCGGTGGTGAAAGAAGTAGTTCCAACCAGCACTAACGCAACCAGCACAGGTCCTCAAGGTGTTCCACAAACAGGTACCCCAACCTTCCAAGGTGGTGACCCACTGGTTCCGATCGATGAAGCAGTTGAGCCAACCTTCGAAGATGGAAGCAAAGAGAAGTCTATTCCAGGTCAAGGGACTTACACGATTGCACCAGACGGAACTGTAACTTTCACTCCAGACAAACAGTTTGTTGGAAACCCAACTCCAGTCACAGTCAAACGCGTAGATAAGAATGGCACCCCAGTCACTGCAACTTATAGTCCAGAGTTTACGAAAGTAACACCAACTGGTACAGGAGATAAGACAGAAGGTCTGCAAGGACAGGTCCAAGAAGGTAAAGTGACCTTCACTCCAGGCCATGACTCAGTTCCATTCCCAACTGATTCAACTCCACTATTTGACAATGGTACAACTGTGAAAGAAGTGCCAAATGTTGGTAAGTTCGAAGTGGACGCAGACGGTAAGGTGACCTTCACTCCTGATAAACAGTTCAAGGGTGAAACACCAGAACTTGAATTGACTCGTGTGGATGCCAACGGAACTCCTGTTACAGTCAAGTACCAAGCAGTAGTGAAAGAAGTAGTTCCAACCAGCACTAATGCAACCAGCACAGGTCCTCAGGGTGTTCCACAAACAGGCACTCCAAGCTTCCAAGGTGGTGATCCACTGGTTCCAATCGATGAAACAGTTGAACCAACCTTCGAAGATGGAAGCAAAGAGAAGTCTATTCCAGGTCAAGGAACTTACACGATTGCATCAAATGGAACTGTAACTTTCACGCCAGACAAACAGTTTGTTGGAAACCCAGATCCAGTTACAGTGAAACGTGTGGATAAGAATGGCACCCCAGTTACTGCGACTTACAGCCCAGAGTTTACTAAGGTGACTCCAACTGGTAAAGATACTTCTTCAGTTAACATTAAGGGTCTTGTTCAAACAGGTACGCCAACATTTGAAGGTGGTAATCCGCTTGTTCCAATCGATGAAACTGTGGCGGCGACATTTGAAGATGGAACAACTGAAAAAGTGATTCCAGGTGAAGGAACTTACTTAATCTCACCAGATGGCATCGTCACCTTCACTCCAGAAGCTAATTTTGTAGGAAAAGGAACAGGCGTAACGATTGTCCGCAAGGATAAGAATGGTACTCCAGTTACTGCAAGCTATCGCCCAACAGTTGTAGATCCATCTACTGGTCATGACACGACTTCTACAGGAGCAAAAGGCCAACCACAAGTGGCAACACCAACGTTTGAAAGACATATCGATAGTACAGTTCCACCAACCTTTGAGGATGGCAGCACGACTATGGTTGTTCCGGGTGAAGGAAGCTATACAATTGATAAAGATGGTCAAATTACCTTTACTCCAGAACCAGACTTTGTTGGTACAGCTAAAGGATTGGTTGTGAAACGTCTGGATATGTATGGAAATGTAGTTACTGCTCGCTACACACCAACTGTCCTTGGACAAACACAAGTGAGTGATGCGACATCAGAAGGTCTTAAAGGTCAAACTCAGACTGGTAAACCAAACTTTACAGGTGATGTCGATCTGACAGTTCCGCCAACCTTTGAAGATGGAACAACTGAAAAAGTCGTTCCAGGTGAAGGAACTTATGTAATCTCACCAGATGGCACCGTCACCTTTACCCCTGAGGCAGACTTTGTAGGACAAGCCAAAGGTGTGAAAGTGATCCGTAAAGACCGTAATGGAAATATCATTTCAGGATTCTATACTCCAACAGTAGTAGAACTTCCAGAGCAAGTGAAGCCGTCTGATAAAAAAGAACTTTCAGTACCTGATTCGAAACCAGATCAATTGACCCAAAACATCTCTGTAGAAAAAAATCAACTTCCAAATACAGGAAGTCAAGAAGATGGTTTGAAAAATCTAGGAATTCTGACAGCCCTAGCAGGTGCCATGACACTTGGATTGCTAGGTAAAAAGAAACGAAACGATGAATCAGACTAA
- a CDS encoding DAK2 domain-containing protein — translation MSKITTSLFQEMVQAASTRLNKQAEYVNSLNVFPVPDGDTGTNMGMTIENGAKEVADKPASTVGEVASILAKGLLMGARGNSGVITSQLFRGFSQAIKEKDELTGQDLALAFQSGVEVAYKAVMKPVEGTILTVSRGAAIGAKKKAEQTDDAVEVMRAALEGAKAALAKTPEMLPVLKEVGVVDSGGQGLVFIYEGFLSALTGEYSASEDFVATPANMSEMINAEHHKSVAGHVATEDITFGYCTEIMVALKQGPTYSKDFDYDEFRNYLNDLGDSLLVVNDDEIVKVHVHTEDPGLVMQEGLKYGSLIKVKVDNMRNQHEAQVEKEATQGNKPAETKEYALIAVVAGQGLADIFRAQGVDYVIEGGQTMNPSTEDFIKAVEQVNARNIIFLPNNKNIFMAAQSAAEVLEQPAVVVEARTIPQGLTSLLAFDPSKSIEENKERMTAALGDVISGSVTTAVRDTTIDGLAIHENDNLGMVDGKILVSNPDMHQTLTETLKHMLDEDSEIVTFYVGEDGSEELANEIAQEIAEEFEDVEVEIHQGQQPVYPYLFSVE, via the coding sequence GTGTCAAAAATTACTACCAGTTTATTCCAAGAGATGGTGCAGGCTGCATCAACTCGTTTGAATAAGCAAGCAGAATATGTCAATTCATTGAACGTCTTTCCAGTTCCAGATGGAGATACTGGGACAAACATGGGAATGACCATTGAAAATGGTGCGAAAGAAGTAGCAGACAAGCCTGCTTCTACAGTTGGAGAAGTAGCGAGCATTCTTGCCAAAGGGCTCTTGATGGGTGCGCGTGGGAACTCAGGGGTTATCACTTCTCAGCTCTTCCGTGGCTTCTCTCAGGCTATCAAGGAAAAAGATGAATTAACAGGTCAAGACTTGGCTCTTGCCTTCCAATCCGGTGTCGAAGTAGCTTATAAAGCGGTTATGAAACCAGTCGAAGGAACTATTTTGACTGTTTCTCGTGGTGCAGCCATTGGTGCCAAGAAAAAAGCTGAGCAAACAGATGATGCTGTTGAGGTCATGCGTGCAGCCTTGGAAGGAGCTAAAGCAGCCCTTGCTAAGACACCAGAAATGCTTCCAGTCCTTAAGGAAGTTGGTGTGGTAGACTCAGGTGGTCAAGGTTTGGTCTTCATCTATGAAGGATTCCTCTCAGCTCTTACTGGTGAATACAGTGCTTCTGAAGACTTTGTAGCGACTCCTGCCAACATGAGTGAAATGATTAATGCAGAGCACCACAAGTCTGTAGCAGGGCATGTGGCAACTGAGGATATTACCTTCGGTTACTGTACGGAGATCATGGTAGCTCTCAAACAAGGTCCAACTTATTCTAAGGACTTTGACTACGATGAATTCCGTAACTACTTGAATGACTTAGGTGACTCACTCCTTGTTGTCAACGATGATGAGATCGTCAAAGTTCACGTCCATACAGAAGATCCAGGTCTTGTCATGCAAGAAGGTCTCAAATATGGTAGCTTGATCAAGGTAAAAGTGGACAACATGCGTAACCAACACGAGGCGCAAGTTGAAAAAGAAGCGACTCAAGGAAACAAGCCTGCTGAAACAAAAGAGTATGCCCTTATCGCAGTAGTAGCTGGTCAAGGTTTAGCAGATATCTTCCGTGCTCAAGGTGTGGATTATGTTATCGAAGGTGGTCAGACGATGAACCCTTCAACAGAAGACTTTATCAAGGCTGTTGAACAGGTCAATGCTCGCAACATCATCTTCTTGCCAAACAACAAAAATATCTTTATGGCAGCTCAGTCTGCGGCTGAAGTGCTTGAACAACCTGCTGTTGTTGTAGAAGCACGTACAATTCCTCAAGGTTTGACGAGTCTTCTTGCCTTTGATCCAAGCAAATCAATCGAAGAAAACAAAGAACGTATGACTGCAGCGCTTGGTGATGTCATCAGCGGTAGTGTAACAACAGCCGTTCGTGATACAACTATCGATGGATTAGCAATTCATGAAAATGACAATCTTGGTATGGTAGATGGGAAAATCCTCGTGTCAAATCCTGACATGCACCAAACCCTGACTGAAACTTTGAAACATATGTTGGACGAAGACAGTGAAATCGTGACTTTCTATGTCGGTGAAGACGGAAGCGAAGAACTTGCCAATGAAATTGCCCAAGAAATCGCAGAAGAATTTGAAGATGTTGAAGTAGAGATTCACCAAGGTCAACAACCCGTATATCCATATCTTTTCAGTGTGGAATAA
- a CDS encoding Asp23/Gls24 family envelope stress response protein: MTVKINTKDGQIELTDEVIATVVGGAATEIFGVVGMASKNALKDNFQALLGKENYSKGVVIKADEDGSIAVDVYTVLSYGVKISEVSKNIQERVRFSLENQLGITAQTVNVYIQNIKVVGE, translated from the coding sequence ATGACTGTAAAAATTAATACAAAAGATGGTCAAATCGAACTGACAGATGAAGTGATTGCAACCGTAGTAGGTGGTGCCGCAACTGAAATTTTTGGTGTGGTCGGTATGGCTAGTAAAAATGCCCTCAAAGACAATTTCCAAGCCCTTCTTGGTAAGGAAAATTATTCTAAGGGTGTTGTTATAAAAGCAGACGAAGATGGTAGCATTGCAGTTGATGTTTATACCGTATTGAGCTACGGAGTAAAGATAAGCGAAGTGTCAAAAAACATTCAAGAGCGTGTTCGTTTTAGTTTAGAAAATCAACTAGGAATTACTGCTCAGACTGTGAATGTCTACATTCAAAATATCAAAGTTGTAGGAGAATAA